The following is a genomic window from Deltaproteobacteria bacterium.
CCTTGGTGACGGCGCGGGTGATGAGGGCGGTGCGCTTCTCCTGGAGCAGCTCGATCAGCCGCTCCTTCTTCGCCACCAGCCCATCGATCCGCGCCGTCTCCCGGTCGAGGAACGCGGCGATGGCGCGTTGCTCGGGTTCGGGGGGAAGCGGGTGCTTCAGGTTCTCTGCGAACGCTTCCGGGACTCGCTTCTGCCCTCCTGCGCCATACATCTCGGCCTCCCCCAGCCGTCGAAAGGCGTCGGACAGAGTGACGTAGAACAGATACTGGCCGTCTACAGCGTCGAGCGCTCGCAGTACATGCAGCTCGGTAGTTCCGAAGGCGATGCCATTTGTCAGGCCGGCTGCCAATGCCCCTTTGCCGTTCTCGAAGC
Proteins encoded in this region:
- a CDS encoding restriction endonuclease subunit S, giving the protein MSALRRLKPYPTYKDSGVEWLREIPAHWEVKRLKFGVELNPSPLAARRLAHDAEVSFVPMEAVGEYGGLDLSRIKPLADVGSGYTYFANGDVVVAKITPCFENGKGALAAGLTNGIAFGTTELHVLRALDAVDGQYLFYVTLSDAFRRLGEAEMYGAGGQKRVPEAFAENLKHPLPPEPEQRAIAAFLDRETARIDGLVAKKERLIELLQEKRTALITRAVTK